A genomic window from Brassica oleracea var. oleracea cultivar TO1000 chromosome C8, BOL, whole genome shotgun sequence includes:
- the LOC106309850 gene encoding H/ACA ribonucleoprotein complex subunit 2-like protein, which produces MGSDTEGEKSIQKEEKKKIISLAPIAKPLAGKKLQKRTFKLIQKAAGNKCLKRGVKEVVKSIRRGQKGLCVIAGNISPIDVITHLPVLCEEAGVPYVYVPSKEDLAQAGATKRPTCCVLVMLKPAKGELSAEDLEKLKTDYEQVSEDVKELSTSVI; this is translated from the exons ATGGGAAGCGATACCGAAGGCGAGAAGTCGATTCAAAAGGAGGAGAAGAAGAAGATTATCTCTCTTGCTCCTATCGCCAAACCTCTCGCCGGCAAAAAGCTCCAGAAGAGGACATTCAAACTCATTCAAAAAG CTGCTGGAAACAAGTGTTTGAAGAGAGGCGTTAAGGAAGTGGTCAAGAGCATAAGACGTGGCCAAAAAGG ATTATGCGTTATAGCTGGAAACATTTCTCCCATTGATGTGATCACCCATCTCCCAGTCTTGTGTGAAGAAGCTGGTGTTCCTTACGTCTACGTTCCATCCAAAGAA GATCTTGCGCAAGCCGGGGCAACAAAACGACCAACATGTTGCGTCTTGGTCATGCTTAAACCGGCCAAAGGAGAGCTAAGCGCAGAAGATCTTGAAAAGTTGAAGACAGACTACGAACAAGTCTCGGAAGATGTTAAAGAGCTTTCAACATCAGTAATCTGA